In Neoarius graeffei isolate fNeoGra1 chromosome 9, fNeoGra1.pri, whole genome shotgun sequence, one genomic interval encodes:
- the hnrnpa3 gene encoding heterogeneous nuclear ribonucleoprotein A3, producing MEGKDSKEPEQLRKLFIGGLSFETTEESLRAHFEQWGKLTDCVVMRDPGNKRSRGFGFVTYSCVDEVDAAMAARPHKVDGRVVEPKRAVSREDSNKPGAHLTVKKIFVGGIKEDTEEHHIREYFQEYGKIESIDIMEERSTGKKRGFCFVTFDDHDTVDKIVAQKYHTINSHNCEVRKALPKQEMQAVSNQRYRGGGGGGGGNFMGRGGDFGGGNFGRGGYGGSRGGYGGDGYDGFGGDGGNYGGGPGYGGGRGGFGGPGYGHQGGGGGGYGGGYDNYSDGRNFGGNFGGGGGGSGNYNDFGNYGGQQSNYGPMKGNNYGGRNSGGPYGGGYGSGGGGGGGSGSYGSRRY from the exons ATGGAG GGTAAAGACAGTAAAGAGCCAGAACAGCTGAGGAAGCTGTTTATTGGTGGTCTAAGCTTCGAGACAACAGAGGAGAGCTTACGTGCTCACTTTGAGCAATGGGGAAAGCTCACAGATTGTGTG GTGATGCGAGATCCAGGAAACAAGCGGTCACGCGGCTTTGGCTTTGTAACATACTCCTGTGTAGATGAGGTGGATGCAGCCATGGCCGCTCGACCCCATAAAGTGGATGGTCGTGTTGTTGAGCCGAAACGGGCAGTTTCCCGTGAG GACTCAAATAAACCAGGGGCCCACTTGACCGTGAAAAAGATCTTTGTTGGTGGGATTAAGGAAGACACTGAAGAACACCACATACGTGAATACTTTCAGGAGTATGGGAAGATTGAGAGCATTGACATTATGGAGGAGCGATCAACAGGGAAAAAGAGAGGGTTCTGCTTCGTAACGTTTGATGACCATGACACTGTGGATAAAATTGTTG CTCAGAAATATCACACCATAAACTCTCATAACTGTGAAGTCAGGAAAGCACTACCTAAACAGGAAATGCAGGCAGTTTCTAACCAAAGGT atcgtggtggtggtggtggtggtggaggtaaTTTCATGGGCAGAGGAGGTGATTTTGGAGGTGGCAACTTTGGTAGAG GGGGTTATGGAGGAAGCCGTGGAGGGTATGGAGGAGATGGATATGATGGATTTGGTGGAGATG GTGGGAACTATGGTGGTGGCCCAGGTTATGGTGGTGGCCGTGGAGGATTCGGTGGCCCTGGTTATGGTCACCAAGGGGGAGGAGGTGGTGGTTATGGAGGAGGATATGACAACTACAGTGATGGACGTAACTTTGGTG GGAACTTTGGTGGTGGAGGAGGTGGAAGTGGAAACTACAATGACTTTGGAAATTATGGGGGTCAGCAGTCCAACTATGGACCCATGAAAGGGAATAACTATGGAGGAAGGAACTCAGGCGGACCATATGGAG GTGGTTATGGTTcagggggtggtggtggtggtggcagcgGTAGCTATGGTTCAAGACGATATTAA